The Bernardetia litoralis DSM 6794 genome includes a window with the following:
- a CDS encoding sodium:solute symporter, whose protein sequence is MNPLDWAVLIATQVLIIAYGVWKTRKQSKNLQGYLLSDRDMNWFTIGLSIMATQASAITFLSTPGQAFGNGMGFIQFYFGLPIAMVILSITAVPIYHKLNVYTAYEYLENRFDLKTRSLGAALFLTQRGLAAGLSIYAPAIILSTVLGWNIYYLIVIIGIVVIAYTVFGGTKAVSQTQKQQMLVILIGMVAAGFILVSLLPKEVSVTDALSVAGAVGRLEVINLDFDVNNRYNVWSGIIGGLFLALSYFGTDQSQVQRYLTGKSIAQTRVGLLMNGMVKIPMQFLILLVGIFLFAFYQFYQPPIFFNTNKKTTFIQENPNKADSLKKIETLYSQNFEEKKNVIFEFLEAKKEAESKNIELDTMYASRIREFNFKNDELRNQATGIINNIEKGNDAEAKKLSNNDLDYAFINFVLDYLPIGLIGLLVSVMLSAAMSSASSELNALGSTTVIDIYKRSLVKDKEDEHYVKASKGFTMFWGIYAIFFAMLATQLDNLIQAVNILGSLFYGTILGIFLVAFYIKKVKSNAVFYAAIVSESLILCHYIFLKETFEIGFLWYNLIGCVMVIVLGILFQTFLKKKDIK, encoded by the coding sequence ATGAATCCTTTAGATTGGGCTGTTCTTATTGCAACACAAGTTTTGATAATCGCTTATGGCGTTTGGAAAACACGAAAACAAAGTAAAAATTTGCAAGGCTATTTGCTTTCAGATAGAGATATGAACTGGTTTACAATCGGTCTTTCTATTATGGCGACACAAGCAAGTGCTATTACATTTCTCTCTACTCCAGGGCAAGCCTTTGGTAATGGAATGGGTTTTATACAGTTTTATTTTGGTTTGCCTATCGCTATGGTAATTTTGTCGATTACTGCTGTTCCAATTTATCACAAACTCAATGTTTATACGGCTTATGAGTATCTTGAAAATAGATTTGACTTAAAAACTCGCTCTCTTGGTGCTGCGCTTTTCCTTACTCAACGTGGGCTTGCTGCAGGGCTTTCAATTTATGCACCAGCTATTATTTTATCAACTGTTTTGGGTTGGAATATTTATTATTTGATTGTCATTATCGGAATTGTTGTGATTGCTTATACCGTTTTTGGAGGTACAAAAGCTGTTAGTCAGACTCAAAAACAACAAATGTTAGTTATTTTGATTGGAATGGTGGCAGCAGGTTTTATTTTAGTTTCACTCTTACCAAAAGAGGTTTCGGTTACAGATGCTTTGAGCGTGGCTGGTGCTGTGGGAAGATTAGAAGTAATTAACTTAGATTTTGATGTAAACAATCGTTATAATGTTTGGTCAGGAATTATTGGAGGTTTGTTTTTGGCGTTGTCTTATTTTGGAACTGACCAATCACAAGTTCAGCGTTATTTGACAGGAAAATCTATTGCACAAACTCGTGTAGGACTTTTGATGAACGGGATGGTAAAAATTCCAATGCAATTTTTAATTCTTTTGGTAGGAATATTTCTTTTTGCTTTTTATCAATTTTATCAACCACCAATATTTTTCAATACAAATAAGAAAACTACTTTCATTCAAGAAAATCCAAATAAAGCAGATTCTTTAAAGAAAATAGAGACTCTTTATTCTCAAAATTTTGAAGAAAAGAAAAATGTTATTTTTGAATTTTTGGAAGCAAAAAAAGAGGCTGAATCCAAAAATATAGAATTGGATACGATGTATGCTAGTCGTATCAGAGAATTTAATTTTAAAAATGATGAACTCAGAAATCAAGCAACAGGAATAATAAATAATATAGAAAAGGGCAATGATGCAGAAGCCAAAAAATTAAGTAATAATGACTTAGATTATGCTTTTATCAATTTTGTTTTAGATTATTTACCTATTGGTTTGATTGGTCTTTTGGTGTCTGTAATGCTTTCGGCTGCGATGTCTTCGGCTTCTTCCGAACTCAATGCCCTTGGTTCGACAACAGTTATTGATATTTATAAACGCTCTCTTGTAAAAGATAAAGAGGACGAACATTATGTAAAAGCCTCAAAAGGTTTTACTATGTTTTGGGGAATTTATGCGATATTTTTTGCTATGCTTGCCACACAATTAGATAATTTGATACAGGCTGTAAATATTTTGGGTTCTCTTTTCTATGGAACAATATTAGGAATATTTTTGGTCGCTTTTTATATTAAAAAAGTAAAATCAAATGCTGTTTTTTATGCTGCGATTGTGAGTGAGTCTTTGATTCTTTGTCACTATATTTTTCTGAAAGAAACATTTGAAATTGGTTTTTTATGGTACAATCTGATTGGCTGTGTAATGGTAATTGTTTTGGGAATTTTATTTCAAACGTTTTTGAAGAAGAAAGATATAAAGTAA
- a CDS encoding leucine-rich repeat domain-containing protein produces MCFFITAQANAQLSTSWWNSLDKSWKNVFMTKFGVGASPSAAELSKIYAAEKLDCKNSGISTLEPLAKLKNLKVLWCDGNAGIVSLDPLRSMTGLKELDCSGTGVSDLEPLRSMTGLTRLDCYDTRVSNLAPLSGMRKLKILDFSNTPVSNIFPLKYIKSLQVLYMARTKVASLAPLKDLTNLGELTFSETKVSSLAPLSNLLKLREVVFAKTSVSDLSPLSRASMLSIVYCENTKVTEAKANVLQKKQPNCTVFF; encoded by the coding sequence ATGTGTTTCTTCATAACTGCACAAGCTAATGCGCAGCTATCTACAAGTTGGTGGAACTCACTAGATAAAAGCTGGAAAAATGTCTTTATGACTAAGTTTGGTGTAGGAGCTTCTCCTTCAGCAGCCGAATTGAGCAAAATTTATGCTGCTGAAAAGCTAGATTGCAAAAATAGTGGAATAAGTACATTAGAACCATTAGCAAAATTGAAAAACTTGAAAGTTCTTTGGTGTGATGGAAACGCAGGAATTGTTTCACTAGACCCACTAAGAAGTATGACAGGGTTAAAAGAATTGGATTGCTCAGGAACAGGGGTAAGTGATTTAGAACCTTTGCGTTCTATGACAGGACTTACTCGTTTGGATTGTTATGATACTCGTGTTTCGAATCTTGCTCCTCTTAGTGGAATGCGTAAGCTGAAAATTTTAGATTTTTCGAATACTCCTGTCAGTAATATTTTTCCACTAAAATACATCAAATCATTACAAGTACTTTATATGGCTCGTACAAAAGTAGCGAGTCTTGCACCTCTGAAAGACCTTACTAATTTGGGAGAGCTTACTTTTTCAGAAACAAAAGTTTCTAGCCTTGCTCCTCTTTCCAATCTTTTGAAGTTAAGAGAAGTTGTCTTTGCTAAAACAAGTGTTTCAGACCTTTCTCCACTAAGCAGAGCAAGTATGCTTTCTATTGTTTATTGTGAAAATACAAAAGTAACTGAAGCAAAAGCAAATGTTTTACAGAAAAAACAACCTAATTGTACAGTGTTTTTTTAA
- a CDS encoding thiamine-binding protein encodes MQVSVEISVYPLTENYKPAVKAFIRKMSENENLKIKVNGISTQIFGELSEVMPSLEKAIESCFDTQKASVVVKFLGTDLSEYEFKG; translated from the coding sequence ATGCAAGTATCAGTAGAAATTAGTGTGTATCCACTTACAGAAAATTATAAACCAGCTGTTAAAGCATTTATAAGAAAAATGTCTGAAAATGAGAACCTAAAAATAAAAGTTAATGGCATCAGTACACAGATTTTTGGAGAATTAAGTGAAGTTATGCCAAGCCTAGAAAAAGCTATTGAATCTTGTTTCGACACTCAAAAAGCATCTGTTGTAGTCAAATTTTTGGGAACAGATTTGAGTGAATATGAATTTAAAGGATAA
- a CDS encoding GNAT family N-acetyltransferase: protein MDNENIQLETERLILNSLSYKDIPKITAYLQNPKISENVINIPFPYSEKDAIFWINLGNQGRESKEVYNFAIRLKEDEKLNFIGAIGIRLDKKHNKAELGYWLGEPFWGKGFMSEATKRIIKFGFEILELNKINATHFLHNPASGKIMIKNKMIKEAEIKEHFKKGDIYLDIIQYRLTRKEYKNL, encoded by the coding sequence ATGGATAACGAAAACATACAATTAGAAACAGAAAGATTAATCCTTAATTCTCTGTCTTACAAAGATATTCCAAAAATAACAGCGTATTTACAAAACCCTAAAATTTCAGAAAATGTAATTAATATTCCATTTCCCTATTCAGAAAAAGATGCTATTTTTTGGATAAATCTAGGCAATCAAGGAAGAGAAAGTAAAGAGGTATATAATTTTGCTATTCGCTTAAAAGAAGATGAAAAATTAAATTTTATTGGTGCAATAGGTATAAGATTAGATAAGAAGCACAATAAAGCAGAGTTAGGTTATTGGCTTGGAGAGCCTTTTTGGGGTAAAGGTTTTATGAGTGAAGCAACAAAAAGAATTATAAAATTTGGTTTTGAGATTTTAGAACTAAATAAAATCAATGCAACTCATTTTTTACATAATCCTGCATCTGGAAAAATTATGATAAAAAACAAGATGATAAAAGAAGCCGAAATCAAAGAACATTTCAAGAAAGGAGATATATATTTGGATATAATTCAATATCGTTTGACAAGGAAAGAGTATAAAAATCTATAA
- a CDS encoding ammonium transporter — protein sequence MISTFKKVSLSILLALLPFFAFAQQTESTPTINTGDTAWVLIATALVMLMTPAGLALFYGGLSHSKNTLNTVGMSYVSFCVASVAWVIVGYSLAFSEGNGLIGYLDNIFLENININEIADGTSIPKLLFVVFQGTFAAIAVAIVSGSVVERVKFSFWLVFSFLWILIVYSPITHWVWGGGFLSNSGELDFAGGTVIHINAGVAGLVLALLLGKRKDFGKSTEMPISLTLTVIGSALLWFGWFGFNAGSALGANGTAANALLVTNVAASIGGLSWIAIEWINKKKPSLLGVASGAVSGLVGITPACGYVSVSGALAIGLISGIIGYYGVIKLKKILNYDDTLDAFGIHGLVGIWGSLAAGIFANPAINADAVGALYGNFQQLGVQLLAVLVVIAYSAIATTIVYFVSSFFTKGARVDETMEKTGLDEAYHGERGFNIQ from the coding sequence ATGATTTCTACTTTCAAAAAAGTGAGCTTATCTATTCTCCTTGCTTTATTACCTTTTTTTGCTTTTGCACAACAAACAGAATCTACTCCTACTATTAATACTGGTGATACAGCTTGGGTTTTGATTGCAACAGCTCTTGTAATGCTCATGACTCCTGCTGGTTTGGCTCTTTTTTATGGTGGTCTTTCACACAGTAAAAATACATTGAATACTGTCGGAATGAGTTATGTTTCTTTTTGTGTGGCTTCTGTTGCTTGGGTAATTGTAGGTTATTCACTTGCTTTTAGTGAGGGAAATGGACTTATTGGTTATCTAGATAATATTTTTTTAGAGAATATTAATATCAATGAAATAGCTGATGGCACTTCAATTCCTAAATTACTTTTTGTTGTCTTTCAAGGAACTTTTGCTGCAATTGCTGTTGCTATTGTAAGTGGTTCAGTAGTCGAACGAGTAAAATTTTCTTTTTGGCTTGTATTTTCTTTTTTATGGATTCTAATTGTATATAGTCCGATTACACATTGGGTTTGGGGAGGTGGATTTTTGAGTAACAGTGGTGAATTAGATTTTGCAGGAGGAACAGTTATTCATATTAATGCAGGTGTAGCTGGGCTTGTTTTGGCTCTTTTATTAGGAAAAAGAAAAGATTTTGGAAAATCAACTGAAATGCCTATTTCACTTACTCTGACAGTTATAGGTTCAGCTCTTTTATGGTTTGGTTGGTTTGGATTTAATGCTGGAAGTGCTTTAGGTGCAAATGGAACGGCTGCAAATGCACTTTTGGTAACTAATGTTGCTGCAAGTATTGGAGGACTTTCTTGGATAGCCATCGAATGGATTAATAAGAAAAAACCTAGTCTTTTGGGAGTGGCTTCGGGAGCAGTTTCTGGTTTGGTTGGCATTACACCTGCATGTGGTTATGTGAGTGTGAGTGGTGCGCTTGCAATTGGTCTTATTTCTGGAATAATTGGTTATTATGGTGTTATTAAACTCAAAAAAATATTAAATTATGATGACACATTAGATGCTTTTGGAATACACGGTTTGGTTGGTATTTGGGGTTCGCTTGCTGCTGGTATCTTTGCAAATCCTGCCATTAATGCTGATGCTGTTGGTGCTTTATATGGAAATTTTCAGCAATTAGGTGTACAATTATTAGCTGTTTTGGTTGTGATTGCTTATTCAGCTATTGCTACTACAATCGTTTATTTTGTGAGTTCTTTCTTTACAAAAGGCGCACGAGTAGATGAAACTATGGAAAAAACAGGGTTAGATGAAGCCTATCATGGAGAACGAGGATTTAATATTCAGTAA